The Natrarchaeobius halalkaliphilus genomic sequence GGGGTTCGATTAGACTCGGAGGCGGCCGTTGTTGCTCGAGTCGGAAGCCTACCACCGTTCACGAAACGCAATCAATTAGTAGTGGTGTCTTGGATTTTTTCGGATCGTGTGTATTTTACTTTCCAAAAATAACTACAGACAGGGCTTCGGCCCCCGAGAACATATAAGATTTTGATCTATTACGGAAATTTAAGCGGACCGGTGGTGTAATAGTGATGGTACAGACATGGATTCCTGTGCTAAATCAGTACATGACATGTGTCCAGCCCCGTTCCAGAATATCGCAGTTTTTCTCAAGCTATTTCATTTTGATAAACAATATATCAATTTACCTTCACAAAAGTGTTGGTAGAGTCCTACATCAGTTTTGATTACAGAAATATAATAGATAAAAATCTAGATAAAAATGAAAATTGGGATTAACGGCTTGGCAGCAAAGATGGGCGGCGGTGTGACATACCTGCAACATCTCGTAACTAATATTCTGGAGGTTTCAGACCACAGGTTGCATTTCTTTGTTTCATCAGTAGCAGTAGAGCGATTCAATCTACCTATAGAATCGGATCAATTGACGGTCGAATCGGTCGATACATCCGGGACTGCGAGTCGATTGTGGTACGAGCAGACATACATTCCCCGACAAATCGTCAGAGAGAACATTGACCTCTTGTATTCACCTAGTGAGATTCCTCTTCTAATGTGTCCCTGCAAGCAGGTCGTAGCGAATCAAAATTCTCACTTGTACTATGATATTGACACCGAAGAATCCTTCCGGCAGCAAGTTCGGAAACGAGTGCTTGCGAGGGCATTAGAGGTATCACAGTCGATTTCGGAGTCAATGATATTCGTGACGGAGTCATCGAAACGGAAGGCAGCACGCGAATTAGCGATTTCAGAAGACAACGCATATGCGATCCACCACGGTGTTGACCCGTCGTTCGGGGATGCATCTAATGAAGGACTGATCACCCCAGCGGAAGAACGTGACTATATTCTCATGGTATCTACCCTATATAAACATAAGAATGTACATAATTTAATTTTGGCATATTCTCGACTCCCGGCAGAGACTCGACATAAGCATCCGCTCATTATTATCGGCGACAAAACAACTGACAAAGAATACACACAAAGAATCGAATCGATGGCGAAAGAATTAGAGGTTGCAGAAGATGTATCCCTTGTAGGCCGTGTCCCTCTGAGCGAGGTCAAGTCCTATTACAGTAACGCTCACCTGTTCGTCTTTCCATCGCTAATCGAATCGTTCGGGCTACCGCTACTGGAAGCAATGACCGCTGAAGTCCCTGCTGTAGCCTCCGCAAGTGCGTCTCTTCCTGAAGTCGGTGGTGACGCAGTGCTGTACTTTGATCCGAAAGATCCAGACCAGATATCCGTTATCATCGAACAAGTATTGAACGACGAAAAGCTGCGGGAGGACTTGATCGTTCGTGGCCGAAATCGAGTCAAGGAATTCACGTGGGAAAAATGCGCGGAAGAAACAATCGAAATATTTGAGAAGGCTGTCGATCCCAATGAGTGATCGTGTTATAAAATCTAACTTATAGCATGAATTTCTCACGTCCTGAGTCGTGCCTTCGCTCATACTTGGTGATTACAATGACGAGCTAGGGACACAACGAAACGAACACTTCTGTTTGTACGTGAACGCGGCTTTAGGCACGTGACTGATCGGCGTAATTTTTGCACATCTTGATCCAGTCACTAGTGAAGTTCAACCAAAAAATCTCTCGGTGAAGAACGTCCTGAAGTGGTCTCTACCCGTAAAGATCCCGATGAAATCTCGTTCTCTAGGTCTTGCACACTGGTTCGATAATATTTAGCGTCTTTCAAGACTACTATATGAGTGCTATCAGTCGGTTTGTATAGTTAATCTGTAACAAATGAGTGAGCAACGAACCCAAATGTGACTACAAGAATTACTGAAGGAGCAGTGAAGTGAAAAATGGTCACCGACTCGAACAATGAGTAGATCCAGTAACTGGTCAGGATCGCCGGAAATACCGCTGGCATCGTGTTTACTCGGTCTCGTACAGAAACCAACAATATCCGCGCAAACATGTACAGATACAATATGAATGGCCCAAGACCACCCCACAGTCCCAGCATGTAGTATGCGTTATGTGGCTGAGTCCCGCTCTGGGTGGCGAGGCGTGAATTCCCTGGTCCATATCCCAAGAATGGCTGCTTTTGCATCGAATCAATCGCGTGTTTCCATCGCCATGCTCTTGGCTCCGACACAAGTTCGATTAGGCTAGGAACAGGACCAATTCCAGTGGGTGCGAGAACAAGCAAGCTTCCAATAATACCGGACAGGCAGAATATTCGAACTATAGTCGTGGAGAAGTGGTGTATCGCTATGAACGTCACAACGCCAACAATAAGTGCAATGAAACCCCCTCGAGATCGCGTCAGTATTAAAGATATCAGTGGGAATAATAGCGCAATTCCAGAAATCACTATCTCGCTCATTGGTTTTTTACTTACTGCAGTTCTTAGATAGCTGACTCCAGCGAGAACTCCAGGGAGAAGAACTACAGATAACTGGTTCGGATTCTCGAGCCCAGCAATAGGGACTTCACCATATCTTGCTTCCCCGAATATAACGTACTCCTCGTAAGGCACAGCACGGAGCAATTCCACTGGTCCAATCGATTCAAGTGGCAGGATGAGTGCGAGGACGCTAAATAATCCTAGAACGAACGAAATCAAGAAAATATGAAACAGGAACGATCCACTACTGTACACTTTCGGGATAATGAAAATTGCAGTTCCGCTAATGGCGATAGCCGCCACAGTTTGCAAAACTGATTGCGATATAGTTGGTGAAACTGTAACGGAGCTAATTATAAAGAAAGCCCAAATAGCCAATAGTGGGAGAAAAATAAACCTTGGTAATTCAATGTACTCGTCGTGTCTACTTGACCAGAGCATGCAAATGCCGAAGACGGTTCCCAAAATCAATACGTTCACTACTTGTGTATTTCCGAACATAGTGAACGAGAGTAAAGATAGAAATAGCAGAATGAAAATAATAATGGAAGCGATCTTAGAATGAAATTGACCGAAGGCACTCATAGCACCAATCGGGACCACCTCCATCCCTATGAAAATATCTGTTAGTGGTATCGAGTTTCAAGGATTATAACCACGAGAACTGCGAATGACGGTCTGATGGCTTCAATGTATTGCTTCGACTTTCATCCGTTTTTGCTGAGCCTCCGTAGCCGGTGATCAGTGGTAGGAACTACCTTTGAAGGATTTGTGATGTTGATGATCTTTTCCGCATCCTCGATCAGCAACGTCAACAGTCCAGCAGCGAATAGGGGAGATATTTCGTCAGATCGCAGAGGATGAAATGGGTTCTAATCATCAGCCATTCCTGTAGGAAGTTACTAGTTGAACAAATCATAACTGTCGGTGGCACTGTCTAGTTGAGCACCTCCTTAGCTGGTACTCGGCCATCGAGTGCTCGATACGAGCATCTCAGTGAGTCGATGCAGAAACGCTGCCACCGGATCGGTTCCACGGTGGTTGTACACGTCGATTTCCGATAGCAGCTTCGACTCTGTGCCGATCGCAGTGTACAGCCACTTTTTCTCGCCGTCTACCACGATGTCGACAGCGACCCGCCAACGGTCGAGCAGTCGCGGGTCGTTCTGGGTATTTGATAGTTTATACGACCAGTTCCAGGTTTTGCCATGAAAACGGTCAATGCCCAGTAATTCGATTACTGCAATGACCTCCCGAACTGACAATCCCATTGAATCTAGGCGCACCCCGAACACCATGACGGGTGTTGGAGTGCGCTCGTTCTTCCAAATCGTTCGTACAATTTACGAGACCCGATAGAAAGACCTTTTCGAAATTTTGGGTTCAATAGTTCTCTTTCCTAGAAAAGATTATTAAAGGATGGCAAATTACGTCGTGGCCATGGATGAAGGTTTAGTATCAGTCATCATTCCGACATATTATCGAAATAACGAGTTGGAGTCAGCAATCGAAAGTGTATTGAGGCAGACATATAAAAACTGCGAAGTAATTGTAGTCGATGACTCCGGAGAACAATACGCAAAAAGTTTAGTAGATTGCTATGATGGTGTTAATTACATAGGGTTAGAAGAAAATAGAGGGGCAAATTATGCTAGATCAATTGGCACATATAAATCTAATGGATGCGCCATCCAATTTTTAGATGATGACGATATAATCCATGAGAAAAAGATAGAAAAGCAGATGGCTCTTTTAAACAGATATTCAGGTGTAGTATATTGTGGGTTTCAAAGGAACAATATAATTCATTTACCACCAGAAAGAGGAAAGGGAAACGTGTTAAAGGTGACACTCGGGTTTGATTTAAATAAATGTATTACATCCTCCATGCTAATTAGAACTGATTTAGTTAAAGATATTCTACCCTTCCCCAATTTACCTGGTTCGGATGACACTTACTTAAAAATAGAGTTGGCAAAGCGAACATGTTTTGATTTTGTTTCTGAACCATTAGTTGAAAAACGTAGTTTGAATGATTCAAGAGGATCAGGTGAAGGTGCCCTCTATGGCATGAAAGAGGTTATAGAATTATTCGATGGACTTTATAATGAATATGATCCTGAGGTCAAAAAATCAGCTATTTCATCATTCTACTTGAGAAAAGGGAGTTTAGAATTGGAAAAGTCAGGTTGGTCTCATCGTGCCACCATCGACATATTTAAATCTCTAGTTTATTCCCCAAATATATTTAATATTGGGTATTTTCTATGCGCAATATTTGGGCGACCAGGAGTTAAAGTAGGGAAGTTTATATTCAATAAAGCTAGTAACAACCGTTCAATGTAACTAGTACTTCTAGTTGATCCTTCAACAATAAGTTTGATGATATTGTCAGAGACTGGCTCTCAGTGACCAAGCGTACGCTTGACAAACGCCATGCGTGTGCGATGCTGGTATCGAAAATTTCGCAAGATCGTCCTACTGGTTGTCGGCTACAACATTAAGCGTGCTGTGATCTAAGTAAATCCAATGTCGTATGGCGATTGACCAACTCCTTTCTGGACTGAGAATGGATTCGTAATCACCGCTAAGCTCTCGAGATAACGACTGTAACAAGTTTCAGTACCTCACAAAGCGTTACCAGCTAATTCGATCTGAGTCTCCAGTTTCGTCCTGACGAGTCATCACGAGTGGGTGAACTACGCTGATCGAAGAGGGAGCTGTCGCTGTCGGTGGCGATTAGCCGCCGATGCGACGGCGTTGCCACTCGCGGTGAGGCTTGCTCCGTCGGTGGTTACCGGTGGAACCGATCGTCCGGTGGCCGATTTGTGGGGACGGCCCGACGCACCGCGAGGGACGTCCACGCTGCCCGTCGGATCATGTTGATGAACTCCTTGAACGGCCAGGACCAGAGGCGACGCCCGCCACGGCGGGGCGTCGCCACATACTCCCAGTGTAGATACCGCCACACGTTCTGCAACAGCAGGCTCACCACGACGTACAACAGCCGTACGACCGGATCTTGCGTCGATGTCGTCGCAATACTCTGTTCGGACAACCGGTAGCTGGCCTCGATACCGAAGCGTTTCGCGTAGTGGTATCGAGCGTCTCGTGGCGTGTCGATGAACGGCGCGTCAGCGGCGTAGCCGTGACGCGCCACGCCATGTTCGTTGTAGCGTCCATTCTGGTAGGCACAGTCGATGTAGACGGGAAACTCGACGGTCACAGCTGGACCGTCGAGTTTCCCCGTCAGGTCGTGTTGGATGACACGACTCCAGCCTTCAGAGAGTTCCTGCTTGATCGTCTTTCCCCAGCGGACGATCGGCATCACGTAGGCGTAATTGGGCGCCTGAAGCAACGTGAGACACTTGCTGTCGTAGAATTCACGGTCGAGATAGACGGCCTTGACGCTGAAGTCAAGGCCGTCGAGCACACCGAGAAACTCAGCGAGGACACAGCTGGCAGTGTCGCCGTCTTCGAGACGGCGCACAGTCAGCGTAAATCGCTTGTTCGTCACACG encodes the following:
- a CDS encoding glycosyltransferase family 2 protein; this encodes MANYVVAMDEGLVSVIIPTYYRNNELESAIESVLRQTYKNCEVIVVDDSGEQYAKSLVDCYDGVNYIGLEENRGANYARSIGTYKSNGCAIQFLDDDDIIHEKKIEKQMALLNRYSGVVYCGFQRNNIIHLPPERGKGNVLKVTLGFDLNKCITSSMLIRTDLVKDILPFPNLPGSDDTYLKIELAKRTCFDFVSEPLVEKRSLNDSRGSGEGALYGMKEVIELFDGLYNEYDPEVKKSAISSFYLRKGSLELEKSGWSHRATIDIFKSLVYSPNIFNIGYFLCAIFGRPGVKVGKFIFNKASNNRSM
- a CDS encoding O-antigen ligase family protein, with the translated sequence MNVLILGTVFGICMLWSSRHDEYIELPRFIFLPLLAIWAFFIISSVTVSPTISQSVLQTVAAIAISGTAIFIIPKVYSSGSFLFHIFLISFVLGLFSVLALILPLESIGPVELLRAVPYEEYVIFGEARYGEVPIAGLENPNQLSVVLLPGVLAGVSYLRTAVSKKPMSEIVISGIALLFPLISLILTRSRGGFIALIVGVVTFIAIHHFSTTIVRIFCLSGIIGSLLVLAPTGIGPVPSLIELVSEPRAWRWKHAIDSMQKQPFLGYGPGNSRLATQSGTQPHNAYYMLGLWGGLGPFILYLYMFARILLVSVRDRVNTMPAVFPAILTSYWIYSLFESVTIFHFTAPSVILVVTFGFVAHSFVTD
- a CDS encoding ISH3 family transposase, which encodes MFNPTQADGSIHEDQVLNFLVNTIDEEVELDLALNAKTTSEDVHEVLVGTCADGTSVSTLCEKSEDSPHHNTVLYHLREKFDLESVERIGNTLLQKDVLDVLPEQVEVCADLHLRPYYGDEDETDGLYHSEAKRGTTAFHAYATLYARVTNKRFTLTVRRLEDGDTASCVLAEFLGVLDGLDFSVKAVYLDREFYDSKCLTLLQAPNYAYVMPIVRWGKTIKQELSEGWSRVIQHDLTGKLDGPAVTVEFPVYIDCAYQNGRYNEHGVARHGYAADAPFIDTPRDARYHYAKRFGIEASYRLSEQSIATTSTQDPVVRLLYVVVSLLLQNVWRYLHWEYVATPRRGGRRLWSWPFKEFINMIRRAAWTSLAVRRAVPTNRPPDDRFHR
- a CDS encoding glycosyltransferase family 4 protein, giving the protein MKIGINGLAAKMGGGVTYLQHLVTNILEVSDHRLHFFVSSVAVERFNLPIESDQLTVESVDTSGTASRLWYEQTYIPRQIVRENIDLLYSPSEIPLLMCPCKQVVANQNSHLYYDIDTEESFRQQVRKRVLARALEVSQSISESMIFVTESSKRKAARELAISEDNAYAIHHGVDPSFGDASNEGLITPAEERDYILMVSTLYKHKNVHNLILAYSRLPAETRHKHPLIIIGDKTTDKEYTQRIESMAKELEVAEDVSLVGRVPLSEVKSYYSNAHLFVFPSLIESFGLPLLEAMTAEVPAVASASASLPEVGGDAVLYFDPKDPDQISVIIEQVLNDEKLREDLIVRGRNRVKEFTWEKCAEETIEIFEKAVDPNE